The genomic segment GGTGTGCCCGTGCTCCGGATGCCCCGGGGTGCGCGACTGCCACTGCCGAAGCTGCTTGAGGTCCTCCAGCTCCAGGCCGTATCCGGCCAGGTAGAGCTGGATGTACAGGGTGAGGCTGGAGTGCCCGGCGGACAGCACGAACCGATCCCGGCCGGCCCAGTTCGGGTTGGCCGGGTCGTGCCGCATGACCCGCTGGAACAGCAGGTACGCGGCCGGCGCGAGGCTCATCGCGGTACCGGGGTGACCGCTGCCCGCCTGCTCGACCGCGTCCGCGGCGAGGACCCGGACCGTGTCCACCGTGCGCCGGTCGAGCTCAGACCATTCGAATGGGGTGTCCGTCACGGGATGGCTCTCCTGTCCTCAACGTTGCTTCGAACCGGTGGTGTGCGGCGTGCGTGCTCGTGCCCGCCAGAAACCCACCAGGTCGACCCTACCCACGCCGCGCACGCAGCGTGGTTGGATCCCTGGCGTGCCACCTGCTGGACCCCTGTGCCAACCTGTAGTCAGGGGAAACGCACCCTGCCGGCATCCGATGCCGTTGTTCGGCAATCGTTTGTCCATCGTTTCCCATGATGACTTCCCGGCGTGGGGCGGGGGGTCGGTCGACACGGCGGGTGATCGGCCCGGCACCGCCGCCGGGTGGCGGCCCGGTGCACCGAATCCGGCACCCTGCCGCAGCCGGCGCACCGTGCCGCACTAGTCTGTTCTACGACCCGTAGTACGGCTCCGGTGCAGTTCGCAGGAGCACTCCTCGTCCCGACGCCGGAAGGTGGCTGGATCCGCGTGAGTACGGTCGCCGACCGCGAAGCCTCCGGCGCGCAGCAGCCCACGGAGGCCTCCCCGGCGCTCGCCCCGACGCCGACGCGCGCCGCGCACGCGAAGGCCGTGTTCGCGGCCTACCTCGCGCTGACCAAGCCGCGCATCATCGAGCTGCTGCTGATCACCACGGTGCCGGCGATGCTGCTCGCCGCGCACGGGCTGCCGAGCATCGTGACGATGGTGGTCGTGGTGCTGGGCGGCGCGCTCGCCGCGGGCAGCGCCAACGCGCTCAACTGCTACATCGACCGCGACATCGACCAGGTGATGCGGCGCACCTCCACCCGCCCGCTGGTGCGGCACACCGTCTCGCCACGCTCGGCGCTGGTGTTCGGGCTGGTCATCGGGGTCGTCTCGGTGCTGCTGATCGGGCTGACCACCAACTGGCTCGCCGGCGGCCTGACCCTCGCCGCGATCCTCTACTACGACGTGGTCTACACGCTGCTGCTGAAGCGGCGCACCGCGGCGAACACGTTCTGGGGCGGCGCCTGCGGCAGCGCACCGGTACTGATCGGCTGGGCGGCGGTCACCGGCGGCCTGGGCATCACGCCGTGGCTGGTGTTCGCGGTGGTGTTCTTCTGGCAGCCGCCGCACTTCTGGGCGCTCGCGATCAAGTTCAAGAAGGACTACGCGGCGGCCGGGGTGCCGATGCTGCCGGTGGTGGCTTCGCTGCGCCGGGTGCTGGTCGAGTCGGCGATCTACTCGTGGTTGATGGTCGCCTGCTCGATCGCGCTGTGGCCGCTCGCGACCACCTGGGTCTACGGCGCGGTCGCGGTGGTGCTCGGCGCGCTGTTCCTGTTCGAGGTGCACCGGCTGCTGCACCGCGAGAAGCGCGGCCAGAAGATCAAGCCGATGTACCTGTTCCACTGGTCGATCACCTACCTGACGCTGCTGTTCATCGCGCTGGCGGTCGACGCCTTCCTGTAGCGGTGCGGGCATCCACCAGGTGAGTGATGTCATGCCGTCGCGTCGGGTGGTCCCCGACGCGCTCGCGGACCGGACGAAACCGGCGGTAACGGGCCGGTGAACCGTAAGTCGCATCACAGCTTTTGACAAGTTCCGCCGTGCGGCGCGCATCGACTGCCTAGCCTCACTGTCATGCCAGAAACCCCCATGGCTTCAACGGAGTCCGAACAGGTCCCCTCCGGGATCGTGGCGGGACTCAAGGCGTTCACCAGTGCGCACGATGGTGCGACCGCAGTGATCGAGTACGTCGGCCGGCGCGGTGCGCGCATCGTGCTGGTCGGCGAGGACGGCGCCTGGGGCGACCAGCTCGCCCCCGCCACCGACGTCGCCCGGGCCGCCTGCCGCGAGGCCGGCGTGCCGATCGAGAACGGCTGGGAGCGCGAACTGACCGAGAACATGCACGGCGGCCCCTCGCTGTGGCGCTCGATGGGCCGCACCGCGTTGGCTCGCTGAGCCGCGGACCTGACCGACCGCAGGACCAGGCGGTCCCGGCGGCCTCGCGCCGACGGGACCGTACCGGCGCTCCGCTCCCACGGCGGGCACCGGCGGCGGCTCCCGCCGGCGAACGCGGTGGTGTGCCTGCCGCACCGGTACCGCAGGCCGGCATGGCCGGCCACGTCGCCGACCTGACAGCTGGCGCCCTCGGTTCAGCTGCCGGCCGGCTGCGAGGCACCCGTCGGGCTCGGTGCCGGCCGCCACTGGTCACGTCCAGGACGAAGTCGAACGTCCCCTCCCGCTCGTCGCGGCTGGTGCGCATCGTCATCGGCAGCCGGGAACCCGGTCATGTCGTACCCGCCATCGTCGTCGGCCTGCCACCAGTCGAGCAAGCACGCCGGTCAGCGGGTGACAGGCCCGCCCGAACACCTACCCGCCAGCGCGGCCCGCGCTGGCGGGGGAGCGGCGGGCTGGCCCGGCAGCCGCAGCCCCCGGCACCGCCAACCTGTACCGGAAGCCCGTCGGTGCCCGTGTCGCCTCCGCGGCGCCGGACCGGCGGGGGAGGGGGCCGAACCGGCGCCGCAGCGCGAATCCAACCGTTGCCGGTCGGCACCGGCAGGCCCGGCGGGCGCGGGTAGCTGCCGGGCGGCAGGTACCCGCCGTGGCTCAGCGAAGCGGGCCGGCGGCCGGGGCCACTCCAGGGTTCGGTGGCCCCGCACCGCCGTCGACGGTTCAGCCGTTCAGCGGCCCGGCCAGACCGGCCGGGGACGCTCGTCGTCCAGCGGCCGGGTCGACTCCCAGATCCGCCGCCACCGGGAGGCGTCCGCCGGTTCGGCCGGCACCACGTCGGTGCCGGCGGACGGCGCCGCCTCGATCTCCGGGGTCGCCTCGGCGGCGATCGCCTTCGGACCGGTGGGGGCCGAGAGCTGGCCGGCGGCCGACGCGCGCAGCGCCTCGTACCAGCCGAGTTCCTCCTCGTTCCACAGCCGGGTGACCTCGGACATCATCCGGAAGCTGAAGTCGCGCACGCCCTCGCCGGCCTCGGCGCGCAGCGGCCGACCGTACCGGATGACGACCTTCGGCCGGCCCGGTCGCGGCCAGTTCCGGCCGCGGGGCATCGCGCCGTACGTGCCGCGCAGCGAGATCGGCACGCACGGGATGCCCTTGGAGATGCACAGCGCCGCGGCACCCACCTTGAACGGGTTCATCCAGCCGTCCTGGGACCGGGTGCCCTCCGGGAACAGCAGCAGCGACCAGGCGTCGTCGACCAGCCGGCCGGCGAGCCCGCGCAGCCGGCGCGACCCGTACCGCTCCACCGGGAAGGTGTTGAACACCAGGGCAGTGGTGAACGCCCGCCAGCGGGCGTCGAAGAAGTAGTCGGCCGCGGCACCCACCGCCAGCCGGTCGGTGAACCGGCGTGGCAGCGAGCCCAGGATCATCGGCGTGTCGAGGTGGCTGGAGTGGTTGGCGATGAAGATCGCCGGGCCGCGCAGCCCGTCGAGGTACTCCCGGCCCTCGACGGTGACGCGGGTCTGGCTCCACGCCACCGGCTTGAGCACGCCGCGCTGGATCGCGGTCCGCACGATCCCGGTGACCGGGGTGCGGGCCCACGCGGTCGGGAACTCCTTCGGCTCGTGCTTGGGCGCCCACGGCTCCGCCGATCGCGGGGTGCGGGACCGGCCGCGCCAGTCCCGACCCCGCGCCAGCAGCTTGGCCTCACTGATCAGACCCATCGCGGCACCCCTACCGAACGTCCGCGAGCGTGAGCGGCGGCATGTGCAGGTAGCTGATCTCCGGGCTGGAGCCGACCGTGTGCTTGGCCATCTCCAGCGCGTCACCCAGCGTGGTGGCGGTACGGAAGCCGAGCCGTGCGGCGGTCTTGCGGTCCGCGCCGACGAAGATCACGTCGCCCAGGTGGTCCATCGCGTGCGACGCCCAGTACCACATGTAGAACGGGTGCACGCCGTGGTACGCGTACGAGTTGCGGTACAGGTGGATGTACCACTCGTCGGTGGCGAACTGCTTCTCGTACTTGGCCTCCAGCTGCGCCGGGTCGGTCGTCTCGGCCAGCACCTCTTCGAAGAAGTCGATGTAGGAGGGGTGGTGCACCGGATGGAACTCGTTCGGCATCGGGTGGTAGAAGATGCCGACGCCACCCTGCCGCACGATCGGCTTGTTCAGGTACATGTTGAACTGGTAGCCCAGCCCCATCGACGTCACCAGGATCGGGTTCATGATCGAGTTGACGTTGTAGGGGCAGATGAACGGCACGCCGAACACGCCGATGTCGGCCTGGCCGTTGACCTCGACGCGCTGCTGCTCGTGCACCTTGGCCATGGTCAACGGGTGCACCTCGCTCGGCGCACCGGCGTTGATGCCGGTCATCTTGTACGGCGCGTACTGGCTCTGCCAGACCTTGCGCCGCATCTTGGTCGGCAGCATCTCGTTGGCCCGCTTGACCGCGAGGTAGGACGCCTGGTCCTTGAGGTTCCACTCCCACTCGCGCTTGTTCAGGAAGCCCATCGCGGACGGGAACGACTCGCTGTTGACGCTCGTCTCGATGGTGAACACCTTGACGTGCCCGCCGAGCAGGTCGGCCATCCGGTTGTACGAGTGGTGCATCGCCGAGTTCGGCGGATCGTTGAACGACCGCGAGTGCTTCAGCACGTGCGAGTTGTGGTGGTGGCGCAGGCTGTTGTACCCGGCCAGACCCACCGACACCGACTTCGGGCCGCCGGACATCGGGGTCAGGTTGATGTTGACGTAGACCAACAGGTCGGACTCCATCGCCCGCTTGTTGAGCTCGACGTCCTCACCGTGGTCGGTCTTGCCGAGGTGGACCATGTTGTCCTTGTCCTCGGCGTCGTGGTTGCGCAGGTGCTCGGGGAAGAACGCGCGGAACACCCGCTCGCCGACCGCCCGCTTCAGCTCGCTCGGCGTCATCCGCCGGTGCAGCGCGTTCGC from the Actinocatenispora thailandica genome contains:
- a CDS encoding lysophospholipid acyltransferase family protein, yielding MGLISEAKLLARGRDWRGRSRTPRSAEPWAPKHEPKEFPTAWARTPVTGIVRTAIQRGVLKPVAWSQTRVTVEGREYLDGLRGPAIFIANHSSHLDTPMILGSLPRRFTDRLAVGAAADYFFDARWRAFTTALVFNTFPVERYGSRRLRGLAGRLVDDAWSLLLFPEGTRSQDGWMNPFKVGAAALCISKGIPCVPISLRGTYGAMPRGRNWPRPGRPKVVIRYGRPLRAEAGEGVRDFSFRMMSEVTRLWNEEELGWYEALRASAAGQLSAPTGPKAIAAEATPEIEAAPSAGTDVVPAEPADASRWRRIWESTRPLDDERPRPVWPGR
- a CDS encoding heme o synthase, which encodes MSTVADREASGAQQPTEASPALAPTPTRAAHAKAVFAAYLALTKPRIIELLLITTVPAMLLAAHGLPSIVTMVVVVLGGALAAGSANALNCYIDRDIDQVMRRTSTRPLVRHTVSPRSALVFGLVIGVVSVLLIGLTTNWLAGGLTLAAILYYDVVYTLLLKRRTAANTFWGGACGSAPVLIGWAAVTGGLGITPWLVFAVVFFWQPPHFWALAIKFKKDYAAAGVPMLPVVASLRRVLVESAIYSWLMVACSIALWPLATTWVYGAVAVVLGALFLFEVHRLLHREKRGQKIKPMYLFHWSITYLTLLFIALAVDAFL
- a CDS encoding lactate racemase domain-containing protein, whose protein sequence is MSRPGFVLEVDERTPPLLIHQGEGFRLENLPLGSKVIYGPDPLPGIRDVNAAIRHALLHPHGMEPLPELLRPGMKLTIAFDDISLPLPQMQTPDIRQRILEHVLELAARKGVNDVELVAANALHRRMTPSELKRAVGERVFRAFFPEHLRNHDAEDKDNMVHLGKTDHGEDVELNKRAMESDLLVYVNINLTPMSGGPKSVSVGLAGYNSLRHHHNSHVLKHSRSFNDPPNSAMHHSYNRMADLLGGHVKVFTIETSVNSESFPSAMGFLNKREWEWNLKDQASYLAVKRANEMLPTKMRRKVWQSQYAPYKMTGINAGAPSEVHPLTMAKVHEQQRVEVNGQADIGVFGVPFICPYNVNSIMNPILVTSMGLGYQFNMYLNKPIVRQGGVGIFYHPMPNEFHPVHHPSYIDFFEEVLAETTDPAQLEAKYEKQFATDEWYIHLYRNSYAYHGVHPFYMWYWASHAMDHLGDVIFVGADRKTAARLGFRTATTLGDALEMAKHTVGSSPEISYLHMPPLTLADVR